From Lysinibacillus sp. SGAir0095, the proteins below share one genomic window:
- a CDS encoding Na(+)/H(+) antiporter subunit F1 codes for MTYFLWVAIIIVVLSIVALVFRLVKGPNPSDRVVALDTIGVALICLVGLFSMLIDTSFFLEIILLLAILSFIGTIAFSKFIEKGDIITRDDSR; via the coding sequence ATGACCTATTTTCTTTGGGTAGCCATTATCATTGTTGTTTTATCCATCGTTGCCCTTGTCTTTCGTCTTGTTAAGGGCCCGAATCCTTCTGATCGTGTTGTCGCGTTAGATACAATTGGCGTTGCTCTTATTTGTTTAGTAGGCTTGTTTTCAATGCTTATAGATACTAGTTTCTTTTTAGAGATTATTTTATTATTGGCGATACTATCTTTCATTGGTACAATTGCCTTCTCTAAATTTATAGAGAAAGGAGATATTATTACCCGTGACGATTCTCGCTAA
- a CDS encoding Na+/H+ antiporter subunit A has product MFQVLCIFIPLLAALFMPFFFKKVNSIHTGWFVLVVPIFLVIYYATFVPTISKGDAVISQLDWIPSLGISFVSYLDGLSLLFSLLISGIGALVVLYSIYYLDRTREQLHNFYIYLLMFMCAMLGVVQSDNMMTLYLFWELTSISSFLLIGYWNNRDKSRFGALKSTMITVAGGMMMLGGFVLLSIMGDTFSIRELIAQAPELATSDLFIVALVLILLGAFTKSAQFPFYIWLPDAMEAPTPVSAYLHSATMVKAGIYLVARFTPIFAQSEIWIWLVTGTGLLTLFWGSFFALKQWDLKGILAFSTVSQLGLIMSLLGVGAIAYHVEGAQETVFKYAAFAAIFHLINHATFKGSLFMIAGIVDHETGTRDIRKLGGLMSIMPVSFTVALIGSFSMAGLPPFNGFLSKEMFLTAMLSITEFDLFNFSTWGILFPIIAWIASVFTFIYSFYFVFKTFTGKGKVEELPHKPHEAPVGMLVSPVILGALVIILFFIPNVIADTFIKPAVMAIQPFLYSSPEQVAIDVSAWHGHFTPELMMTIGIIALGLVLFLTLSKWQKVYRLFPSKLTLNNLYDFIIYELCDKWIGRFSALYMTGSIRRYLSYMLGSISIIVIATLFMQNAFKVTFDGASPIRAYQIILIIVLVIGTIATVFAKSRITSIVALGLVGYTVSLFFVMFNAPDLALTQLVIETISVALFLLAFYHLPKYKKEEERTRFRFGRAFVSIAVGAMVTLVALSAHSQKLLPSISEYYKETVYSLAGGGNIVNVILVDYRGFDTLFEIAVLSIAGIAIFGMIKLRLSRKGEKL; this is encoded by the coding sequence TTGTTTCAAGTACTTTGCATATTCATTCCATTACTAGCTGCTCTTTTCATGCCTTTCTTTTTTAAGAAAGTCAATTCGATACATACTGGATGGTTTGTTTTAGTCGTTCCAATCTTTCTTGTTATTTATTATGCTACCTTTGTACCGACTATCTCAAAAGGAGATGCAGTCATATCGCAGCTAGATTGGATACCATCACTTGGAATTTCATTCGTTTCCTATCTGGATGGGTTAAGCTTGTTATTCTCTTTACTTATCTCCGGGATAGGAGCACTTGTCGTTCTATACTCGATATACTACCTAGATCGAACAAGAGAGCAGCTGCATAACTTTTATATCTATTTATTAATGTTTATGTGTGCGATGCTCGGTGTCGTTCAATCAGACAACATGATGACGCTTTATTTATTTTGGGAATTAACTTCGATTTCCTCATTCTTATTAATTGGCTATTGGAACAATCGTGACAAGTCCCGCTTCGGTGCGCTGAAGTCAACGATGATTACAGTAGCAGGCGGTATGATGATGTTAGGGGGATTTGTCTTACTATCAATTATGGGAGACACATTCTCTATACGAGAACTTATTGCCCAGGCTCCTGAATTAGCAACAAGTGATCTATTTATTGTTGCCCTAGTTTTAATACTATTGGGGGCATTTACAAAATCTGCCCAATTCCCATTCTATATTTGGTTGCCGGATGCAATGGAAGCACCAACACCAGTTAGTGCCTATCTCCACTCAGCAACAATGGTTAAAGCAGGGATTTATTTAGTAGCGCGTTTTACTCCTATATTTGCACAATCAGAAATTTGGATTTGGTTGGTTACAGGTACCGGTTTACTAACATTATTCTGGGGCTCATTCTTCGCACTAAAACAATGGGATTTAAAAGGCATTCTGGCCTTCTCAACTGTCAGTCAGCTTGGGCTTATTATGTCTTTACTTGGAGTAGGAGCTATTGCCTATCATGTAGAGGGTGCACAAGAGACTGTTTTTAAATATGCAGCCTTTGCAGCGATCTTCCACCTTATCAATCATGCAACCTTTAAAGGAAGCTTGTTCATGATAGCAGGAATCGTGGACCATGAAACGGGTACACGCGACATTCGAAAACTAGGTGGCTTAATGAGCATCATGCCAGTAAGTTTTACTGTGGCTTTAATTGGAAGCTTCTCTATGGCAGGCTTACCACCTTTCAACGGCTTCTTAAGTAAGGAAATGTTCTTAACAGCAATGCTGTCCATCACTGAATTTGATTTATTTAATTTCTCGACTTGGGGCATTCTATTCCCTATCATTGCTTGGATTGCAAGTGTATTCACATTTATTTATAGTTTTTACTTTGTATTTAAAACATTTACAGGAAAAGGAAAAGTGGAAGAATTACCGCATAAACCACATGAAGCTCCGGTGGGTATGCTAGTTTCTCCAGTCATTTTAGGCGCATTGGTGATTATCCTATTCTTTATCCCTAATGTGATAGCAGATACTTTCATAAAACCGGCTGTAATGGCTATTCAGCCTTTCCTTTACAGTAGTCCAGAGCAAGTCGCTATAGATGTATCGGCATGGCATGGACATTTCACACCCGAATTAATGATGACAATCGGCATTATTGCTCTTGGACTTGTGTTATTCTTAACGCTTTCTAAATGGCAAAAGGTGTATCGTCTATTCCCTTCAAAATTAACTTTAAATAATTTATATGATTTTATAATTTATGAGTTATGCGATAAATGGATTGGACGCTTCTCAGCTCTGTATATGACCGGTTCCATCCGTCGATATTTAAGCTACATGCTTGGGTCGATTTCAATCATTGTCATTGCAACATTATTTATGCAAAATGCATTTAAAGTAACTTTCGACGGAGCATCACCAATTCGTGCATACCAAATCATTTTGATTATTGTTTTAGTAATTGGTACGATTGCAACTGTTTTTGCAAAATCAAGAATTACGTCAATTGTAGCTTTAGGGTTAGTGGGCTATACTGTCTCATTATTCTTTGTCATGTTTAACGCACCTGATTTAGCGCTTACACAATTAGTTATTGAAACCATTTCTGTTGCATTATTCTTACTTGCGTTTTATCACTTGCCTAAATATAAAAAGGAAGAAGAACGTACTCGTTTTAGATTTGGAAGAGCATTTGTTTCGATCGCAGTCGGTGCCATGGTGACTCTGGTGGCTCTTTCTGCCCATTCACAAAAATTGCTTCCTTCAATTTCTGAGTACTATAAAGAAACCGTCTATTCGTTAGCTGGTGGAGGAAATATTGTAAACGTTATTTTAGTAGATTACCGCGGATTTGATACATTGTTTGAAATTGCCGTATTATCCATTGCAGGGATTGCCATCTTTGGAATGATTAAACTTCGCTTGAGCAGAAAAGGAGAAAAACTATGA
- the mnhG gene encoding monovalent cation/H(+) antiporter subunit G gives MTILANILVIFFIVAGLVFLAVAAIGVLRLPDLYTRAHAASKSSTLGVMCILLGVFFHFWLNENHFNPTILLGVLFLFITGPVGAHIMSRSSYIAGVKPWSGTVRDDLKLEIERMKKEQNIK, from the coding sequence GTGACGATTCTCGCTAACATTTTAGTTATTTTCTTTATTGTAGCTGGGTTAGTATTTCTTGCTGTGGCGGCAATTGGCGTACTTCGTCTGCCCGATCTTTATACTCGAGCACATGCCGCTTCCAAAAGCTCTACATTAGGCGTTATGTGTATATTACTTGGTGTATTTTTTCACTTTTGGCTGAATGAGAACCATTTTAACCCGACGATTCTATTAGGGGTATTATTCCTGTTTATAACAGGTCCTGTTGGCGCTCATATCATGAGTCGTTCTTCGTATATAGCTGGTGTGAAACCATGGTCTGGTACAGTGCGGGACGATCTAAAACTAGAAATCGAACGCATGAAGAAAGAACAGAATATCAAGTAA
- a CDS encoding Na(+)/H(+) antiporter subunit B — MKTNDVIIQFTAKIVFFMIFFYAVHIFFAGHYTPGGGFVGGLVTASAIVLLIVAFDLKTVQTILPINYIYMVACGLILALGTAAFSMFTGKPFFTHFFDYFNLPILGKTSLHTAALFDLGVYLVVVGVTMTIIQTIGEDE; from the coding sequence ATGAAAACAAATGATGTCATTATCCAGTTTACTGCGAAAATCGTCTTTTTCATGATTTTCTTCTATGCTGTTCATATTTTCTTTGCGGGTCATTACACACCAGGTGGAGGGTTTGTAGGTGGTTTAGTAACAGCGAGCGCAATTGTATTACTGATTGTGGCATTTGACTTGAAGACGGTTCAAACCATTCTTCCGATTAACTATATCTATATGGTAGCATGCGGTTTAATCCTTGCTTTAGGGACAGCTGCATTCTCGATGTTTACTGGTAAACCTTTTTTTACACATTTCTTTGATTATTTCAATTTACCTATTTTAGGAAAAACATCACTTCATACCGCAGCGTTATTTGATTTAGGTGTTTACTTGGTTGTTGTTGGTGTAACGATGACCATTATTCAAACAATTGGGGAGGATGAGTAA
- a CDS encoding DUF5366 family protein, with amino-acid sequence MKNPYLYGYLPLFSVILFSLTFGIYFVGESLILLTSIGVYAGMREFLTDIELRLLLLCVFALCFFMLFSALKLIGETIHEVGMLFFSKHNTGEMISVARGGYLIFFLGALLSVFGIQSIFILLGIFAITIFSYFIFNIYKMSQFLSMSGTVGLIFFEILFWAIFITFICYVVLKLYNGLLASLPFAN; translated from the coding sequence ATGAAAAATCCATATTTGTATGGTTATCTGCCGTTGTTTTCTGTCATTTTATTTAGTTTAACATTTGGAATTTATTTCGTAGGAGAATCATTGATATTATTAACTTCAATTGGCGTTTATGCTGGCATGCGTGAGTTCTTGACAGATATAGAATTACGCCTTTTGTTATTATGTGTATTTGCCCTTTGTTTCTTTATGTTATTTTCAGCCTTGAAATTGATAGGGGAAACGATTCATGAAGTAGGGATGCTATTTTTCTCAAAGCATAATACCGGGGAAATGATTAGCGTTGCAAGAGGTGGTTACCTCATCTTTTTCTTGGGAGCACTTCTATCAGTATTTGGGATCCAATCAATTTTTATCCTACTTGGTATATTTGCTATAACAATTTTCAGCTATTTTATTTTTAACATATATAAGATGAGCCAGTTTTTATCGATGTCTGGAACGGTGGGTCTTATTTTTTTCGAAATTCTTTTTTGGGCCATCTTTATTACGTTTATTTGTTATGTTGTGTTAAAGCTATATAATGGACTATTAGCAAGTTTACCCTTTGCAAATTAG
- a CDS encoding Na+/H+ antiporter subunit D → MNNFLLLPIIIPFFFAMILMFGQKKIAYQRITTLLGLVISIICAAGLVLNVYENGPQIVTFGNWPVPFGITMVSDMVAALLVLTTLVLTFFIVWYGFGSIGKEREQFFYYPGVMFIITGVNGAFTTGDIFNLFVFFEVLLMASYLLIVLGGEKAQLRESIKYILVNVISSALFVITVAYLYSVVGTLNMADISLRIAEINQPGILTVIAVLFLLVFGMKAAIFPIYFWLPSAYSAPPIPVLALFGALLTKVGVYAISRTYTLFFTHDLSFTHELLLILAVITIVAGCIGALAHFDVKQIIIYNIVIAVGVILFGVAQMNEVALEGAMFYLIHDMIIKAALFMLIGIVIYVTGTTNLRKMGGLIQTYPALCWFFLIAAFGLVGVPPLSGFIGKLLIIQGGFEAGNTWSSLLVLASSIIVLLSVMRIFIYAFWGEKGQLSENVQKSKYNRMFIPTVLLVILSIFYGIGTEWLTPFMGDAAKILIDPSIYTDAVMKGGE, encoded by the coding sequence ATGAATAACTTTCTTTTATTACCCATTATCATCCCCTTTTTCTTCGCAATGATTTTAATGTTTGGTCAGAAGAAAATTGCTTACCAGCGGATTACAACTCTTCTTGGGCTTGTAATTTCGATTATTTGTGCTGCAGGACTTGTTTTGAATGTATATGAAAATGGACCACAAATAGTTACTTTCGGAAATTGGCCAGTACCATTCGGGATTACAATGGTTTCTGATATGGTAGCGGCACTTCTCGTTCTGACAACATTAGTACTAACCTTCTTTATTGTATGGTATGGTTTTGGATCCATTGGGAAAGAACGTGAGCAATTTTTCTATTATCCTGGAGTTATGTTTATCATTACTGGGGTGAATGGAGCCTTTACAACGGGTGATATTTTCAACTTATTTGTATTCTTTGAAGTTTTATTAATGGCTTCTTACTTATTAATCGTACTGGGTGGTGAAAAAGCGCAATTACGTGAGTCGATTAAGTACATTTTAGTAAATGTCATATCTTCTGCTCTTTTTGTCATAACAGTAGCTTACCTATATTCAGTTGTTGGTACATTGAATATGGCAGATATATCATTAAGAATTGCAGAGATTAATCAGCCTGGAATTCTTACGGTAATTGCTGTACTATTCCTATTAGTATTTGGGATGAAAGCTGCGATTTTCCCAATCTATTTCTGGTTGCCTAGTGCTTACTCAGCACCACCAATACCTGTACTTGCCCTATTTGGTGCACTACTTACAAAAGTCGGTGTTTACGCTATTTCACGTACATACACGTTATTCTTTACACATGACTTATCCTTTACACATGAGTTATTACTTATCTTAGCTGTGATTACCATTGTAGCCGGATGTATTGGGGCGCTAGCTCACTTTGATGTAAAACAAATCATTATCTATAATATCGTGATTGCTGTGGGTGTTATTTTGTTTGGTGTAGCACAAATGAACGAAGTAGCATTAGAAGGAGCAATGTTTTATCTAATTCATGACATGATCATTAAAGCCGCATTATTTATGTTAATTGGAATTGTGATTTATGTAACAGGAACTACTAATTTGAGAAAGATGGGCGGCCTTATTCAAACCTATCCCGCACTATGTTGGTTCTTCTTAATTGCCGCTTTTGGTTTAGTAGGGGTTCCTCCATTAAGTGGATTTATAGGAAAGCTGCTAATTATTCAAGGTGGTTTTGAAGCTGGCAATACGTGGTCAAGTTTACTGGTACTGGCATCAAGTATTATTGTCCTGCTGTCAGTTATGCGTATCTTTATTTATGCTTTCTGGGGTGAAAAGGGACAACTATCCGAGAATGTACAAAAGAGCAAATACAATCGCATGTTTATTCCAACAGTACTTTTAGTTATCCTTTCCATTTTCTATGGAATTGGTACAGAGTGGCTTACACCATTTATGGGTGATGCAGCGAAAATTCTAATAGACCCATCTATCTATACTGATGCGGTTATGAAAGGAGGAGAATAA
- a CDS encoding Na+/H+ antiporter subunit E — protein MSFQILLNLFLAFLWMFLSSNYSVSRFIIGYLLGLVVIIALRKFFKSRLYIDRVWAVIKLSVLFIKELILANVSVLTLVVKPKLELQPAFFKYDTKLTEEWEITLLSSLITLTPGTVVVHVSDDSKSLFIHVIDSNDIEETIDSIKNSFEKAILEVSRT, from the coding sequence ATGTCCTTTCAAATATTATTGAATCTATTTTTAGCCTTTTTATGGATGTTTTTGTCCTCTAATTATTCCGTATCTCGATTTATAATAGGCTACCTATTAGGGCTTGTGGTTATCATCGCATTACGAAAATTCTTTAAGTCCAGGCTTTATATAGATCGAGTTTGGGCAGTGATTAAACTATCGGTTCTCTTTATTAAAGAGTTAATTCTAGCAAATGTGTCTGTTTTAACCCTTGTAGTTAAACCTAAACTTGAATTACAACCAGCCTTTTTTAAATACGATACAAAACTGACAGAGGAATGGGAAATTACACTACTCTCGAGTCTAATTACCCTGACTCCTGGTACAGTGGTTGTCCATGTTTCGGACGATTCAAAATCATTATTTATCCATGTAATTGATAGCAATGATATTGAGGAAACAATAGATTCTATTAAAAATTCATTTGAAAAAGCGATACTGGAGGTGAGCCGTACATGA
- a CDS encoding Na(+)/H(+) antiporter subunit C: MEIVMAFVCGFLFMAAIYLILSRSLLRIIIGTGLLSHGAHLLILTMGSFKGSAPPVLSDGVTDYVDPLPQALILTAIVISFGVTAFFLVLAYRAYHELRTDDMTLMKGSEENE; encoded by the coding sequence ATGGAAATAGTAATGGCATTTGTTTGCGGCTTTCTATTTATGGCTGCAATTTACTTAATTTTATCTCGTAGTCTTCTCCGAATAATTATTGGAACTGGTTTACTTAGTCACGGAGCACATTTGCTGATTTTAACAATGGGCAGCTTTAAAGGAAGTGCACCTCCTGTTTTAAGTGATGGTGTGACAGATTATGTCGATCCGCTGCCACAGGCTTTAATCTTAACGGCTATTGTTATTAGTTTTGGTGTAACAGCCTTCTTTTTAGTGCTTGCCTACCGTGCATACCATGAGCTAAGAACAGATGATATGACGTTAATGAAAGGAAGTGAGGAAAATGAATAA